One window of Triticum dicoccoides isolate Atlit2015 ecotype Zavitan chromosome 5A, WEW_v2.0, whole genome shotgun sequence genomic DNA carries:
- the LOC119300369 gene encoding uncharacterized protein LOC119300369 encodes MAKSAECTRCVALVLLALRNDCLVLPSGREVNNNTLLKTLVLPSLRMLEHDASDLSAFLGFIYSSSDGVINLRNRLSEDFSVSKCSTIADFARSINYGIPGHLLQLLEKFFSWRNWPLVTPHGEAATYEKMLRKFTIDEQTRENRHLALLKCLKIGISELPQDCEIQDAKYHLFSSGEVVLEMIKVFIKFVENMSVRLEKVRISHPRGYDDVLGFAHFLTSKGIAMETAYGLVHLCLENQVQPSELTLEELARIDFPCERAHVLLHDKVNVFGKFTRRGRDDSKEMIKWCCKLQISPKTIFQRYIIYF; translated from the exons ATGGCGAAGAGCGCGGAGTGCACACGATGT GTTGCTCTAGTTCTCTTGGCACTAAGAAATGATTGCTTGGTCCTTCCGAGTGGAAGAGAAGTTAATAACAATACATTGCTAAAGACTCTTGTTTTACCAAGTCTTAGAATG CTAGAGCATGATGCATCAGATCTTTCTGCCTTCCTTGGTTTCATTTATTCATCAAGTGATGGTGTCATTAATCTCAGGAACAG ACTTTCAGAGGATTTTTCGGTTTCCAAATGTTCTACCATTGCTGATTTTGCAAGATCAATCAATTATGGCATTCCTGGACATCTACTACAATTGCTTGAGAAGTTCTTTTCATGGAGGAATTGGCCATTAGTCACACCACATGGTGAAGCAGCAACATATGAGAAAATGCTTAGAAAATTCACTATAGATGAACAGACGAGGGAAAACAGACACTTAGCTTTATTAAAATGTCTAAAGATTGGAATTAGTGAATTACCTCAAGATTGTGAAATCCAG GATGCTAAGTACCATTTATTTTCTAGTGGTGAAGTTGTGCTAGAAATGATCAAGGTGTTCATAAAATTTGTGGAAAATATGTCCGTCCGTCTGGAAAAGGTGCGAATTTCCCATCCAAGAGGCTACGATGATGTTCTGGGGTTTGCACATTTCCTGACTAGCAAG GGAATTGCTATGGAAACCGCATATGGCCTGGTTCACTTGTGCCTGGAGAACCAAGTCCAACCTTCGGAGCTCACCCTAGAGGAACTGGCACGGATCGATTTCCCTTGTGAGCGTGCTCATGTCCTGTTGCATGATAAGGTGAATGTTTTTGGCAAATTCACCAGGCGAGGTCGAGATGATTCCAAGGAGATGATCAAATGGTGTTGCAAGCTTCAGATTAGTCCAAAAACTATTTTCCAACGTtatattatttatttttaa